A region from the Hypericibacter adhaerens genome encodes:
- a CDS encoding GntR family transcriptional regulator, protein MAKAAVESKGISALRRRRTRAVPHGETHEDIYARLKQAIMSASFVPGERLIVARLAKIFGTSPMPIREALRRLVAEQALENNPNRGVEVPTMTPTRLMDLKRVRCEIEGKATEWAATAITPEELQELETVQARMSTMAEKGIARAYLDRNLEFHFTIYRAAKIPLLIPIIESLWMQAGPCLNAMRSTSTLGLGLDHHEAMVEALRRGDGKKAREALQRDISEAADIILESLENAEEPAGPPRSPAAERIERG, encoded by the coding sequence ATGGCGAAGGCCGCGGTGGAGTCCAAGGGCATCTCGGCGCTCCGGCGCCGTCGGACGCGCGCGGTGCCGCATGGCGAGACGCATGAGGACATCTATGCCCGCCTCAAGCAGGCGATCATGTCGGCGAGCTTCGTGCCGGGCGAACGGCTGATCGTGGCGCGCCTCGCCAAGATCTTCGGCACGAGCCCGATGCCGATCCGCGAAGCGCTCAGGCGGCTCGTGGCCGAGCAGGCACTGGAGAACAACCCCAACCGCGGTGTCGAGGTGCCGACCATGACGCCGACCCGCCTGATGGACCTGAAGCGCGTGCGCTGCGAGATCGAGGGCAAGGCGACGGAATGGGCGGCGACGGCCATCACGCCGGAGGAGCTGCAAGAGCTCGAGACGGTGCAGGCCCGGATGTCGACGATGGCGGAGAAGGGAATTGCGCGCGCCTATCTCGACCGGAATCTCGAGTTCCATTTCACGATCTACCGGGCCGCGAAGATACCGCTGCTGATCCCGATCATCGAGAGCCTGTGGATGCAGGCCGGGCCCTGCCTCAACGCCATGCGCAGCACTTCGACGCTGGGCCTCGGCCTGGATCACCACGAGGCCATGGTGGAGGCGCTGCGGCGGGGCGACGGCAAGAAGGCGCGCGAGGCGTTGCAGCGCGACATCTCCGAAGCGGCCGACATCATCCTGGAGTCGCTCGAGAACGCCGAAGAGCCGGCCGGACCGCCCCGATCCCCGGCGGCAGAGAGGATCGAGCGCGGCTAG